The Citrus sinensis cultivar Valencia sweet orange chromosome 4, DVS_A1.0, whole genome shotgun sequence DNA segment TCATTTAACAAGATTGAAACAGGAGCAGAATTACCTATGGAGCCCTAACCGACATTTTCAATAAGTGTCTCAAGGTTCTTCCGGTTGGGATAAAGTAAGATTGATATAATCTGGAAAAGAAACAATCCCTGAGCCTGACCCTGGGTTGGAACATCTTGTTTTTATCAATCAGAGGTAAACGAGCAACTGTCAAATTTGAGGGCTCTTGATTGGTGGGACTTGTTGTCATTGAAATAGCTATTCTTGGTTTGGTTCCAGATACCTAGAGAAAGGGTCAGGCAGGTTTCTTGCAACAGGCGCAAAATGGCTTCAGGGTTCAGTCGTTATCGACAACAACAACGacgacaacaacaacaacaacaacaagaagaagaacaatgaAAACTAGGAAAAGACCAAGAACATGGACGACAAGAGAACCAAGacaagcagcagcagcagcagcagctagTTGATGACTTTTGGGTCACTACTTCAGTGGCTAGCGGcttcttttgcttcttttcttCAACATCTGGTTTCACCGAAGCACTTTTCACTCTGTCTGTCAAACTGCAATAATCCAAAGTAAATTGCATCAGTGGTTTTGTAGAGCTTGCACTGCCTTAAAAGGTGCACTATGATCTATATATATGGCATTTATAGATTATAAATAGATGAACATGGAAATCTAATgtgataatgaaaaatactAGTAAAATGGACTGTATTACTATGTTTTCAATTAATCTTGGCACATGGCTAATACAGGGTAAGAGAAACAGGAGCATACGTGGTAGAAGAGTGACAGCACCATCTTTTTAGGCTACAGTTCCAACAGTAGCAGAACGCCCAGCTACAATTAGAACAGTAGCAGCTTGGCCACCTAAAGTAGCAGCTCGGCCATGAACAGTAGCAGAACGTGCAGCTACAATTAGAACAGTAGCATGATGGCCATGCACACTTCTTCCTTTTACACTTCTTTCTGCAACAAAAGAAGGGTATACAGGGTACACATCCACATGCACAACatctcttcttcatcttcttcatcttcttctttctgCAACACAAAGGAATATTCCTCATCCAGCCAGAACGGGTTGGAACTTCCGTATAATTATAGATACTATTATAATATGCATGTAAAGTTGGTAGCTGGATCTGGTTAAAACACAGTCCAATGCAGAGGCATCTCTGTTGTGACTTGCATGCACAAATATTCCATCCAACATACAAATATAACAAGTGTGCATGTAAAATTATGCGTGACAGATTTGACAGAAACTCTCACTTTGCGTTAATGCAAGTACCATTGCAACGTATGTTGCACAAAcgttcataaaaattaaattgagcaTATAAAGGCAAATAACAGAAGTATTTTGAGATAGAATGATGTTAACTTACATTGGAAAGACAAATGAGCAAGAGCTCTCATTTGAATGGCTGGACATGTCAGAAGGATTCCGCAATACATTTGCAGGTGGTGCCTTTTCCTGACTTTTGTCTACTGTGGTTCCTTCCTTAGTGTTCTTTACTGATCCTCCATTTGCATCACTCTTCTCAAATACAGAACCCTCTCCGTCAGCTCTCACCTCCGGAATGGTAGGGCTTGGGTTGAACATGATCATGTCATCTGTCTTGGTAAGTTCTCCAGACTTAAACTGATCTCTGGAGAAACTATTATTGCCTATATGAATGCTAAATAACGACTCATTTGAAGCAGCACTCCATTCTTGTGGTGTTGAGGATTTACTTGTTTCAAAGATAGCCGACGGTATCCTTAGGGGATCATATTCTCCCGAGCGATCCATTACTTGTATTGGAGGGGATTGCGTTGGTGGCATGTCATGGACCATCAATTCATTGGTGAACTGAGATAATCGAGATGTTGAAGCGGGAACTGGAGAATTGTCAAGTGCTTTTGATTTGGAGGAGTTTTTATTGGAAGCattgatttcttcatcttttgaTGGTTGTGTTCGTGACCTGAAGTTGCCTAGTTCTGTATCCACTCGGAAAAGATCTTCTGATGACGATACTGATGCAGAAAACGAATTGAATGATCTTAAACTTTTGATTGAGACAACTAGATCACTTACACTAAAAGTAGTGCCTGGATGCATTACCGTATGCTTACCGCTTTCATTCCCATCAGGAAGCTCTGGAACTGTCTCGAATGGATTTGTACTTTTGTTTCCCTCGACAACTTCAGGTTTTATGCCGAAAAGGTCAATGCTTCCACTCCCATTGGTAACCTGAGGACGAGTTTCAGAATGCGTACTAGTTCCACTTCTACCAAAGAGCTCTGGAATTATCTCCAGATGTTTCCAATTGCCATTGAAGTCTCTTGGATGACTATCTGAATGCATATTACCTCCACTCCGATCAGTGGTCCCTGAATGTGATTCTAAATGATTACTTCTCCCACTTTTATCTTCCGAACCCATAACTGAAAAGTATTAACAATATCAGATCAaagctttataattttacttacAATTCCACAACAAATATCAAACAGGAGAATGAAGATAAAgcaaaaattccaaaaaatgGCATCTACAAGGGGACAAGGGCATGGCAATCAAGATCATCATCTCATAACATTACAAATTTCATTGAAGTACCGCAAAAATACAACTGTTAAAATAATCGTTGCCGTTGCACTCCAGTTcctttaaaagattttatcctcagatttcttcaaaataaCTAGAAAGCAGCTCCAAATCCCTAATTGCTACATTTGTATCTGGGTAATATGCAATCTTTATGTGCTAATTCACCCACGGCAAAAAAACACCCCGCAGTCCACATCATTCTTCATCCCATGAATTGGCATAAAATTTTCCTCGGAACATTGAaactagaaaatcaaaattttaaagatacCAAATTCCTAAACAATTAAAATGGTGATGAAGAATAAGCAGAGAAACTCACATTATATCATTAAATGCTCATTTAATTCCAGAATATCCAATAACAAACCGAGCCgctataataaaaaaacctCGCCGGAAAGCGGCTCCGGCGGTCTACACATCCAATTTTACCTCATCAATCTGTAAATTCACATAACttagattaaaaatgaaagtaaaaataaattattgaaatgcATAAACCGCGTTGTGAAAACATCAAAAGTACATAATACGAAAAAGGGACAAGAGAAAATGGATACATGAAATAACAACCCAAGAGTAGAAAAAACCAAGCTGAATGAATGTGATGTTGTGTCTTTTGAGGACAAGTTTGTTGGGGTTGTATTTTTCAGACCCGGGAATAATAGAAAATGGAATGAATTtgggaaaataaattttacaaaagaaaaaaactagaAATTAGGGTTTGGAATTGGTTCAGCGCGTGGAAAATCTAATGACGGAAGGCGTTGCGGTACTTTCGGCGTTTTTGGTTCCTTTTGTAACTAACTCCCTCCGGGCTGATTTTCGCGCCATCTCCCCGTTAACTTATGCGGGAAGAATGATTCTAGTACGACAGGTTCTATTATAACTTCTTTAGATCGACCTATGATTGAGTACCACATTTAAATTTAGAGTGACATACAGCAACGTACTActgtataaatttatctagTACAAACTGATTtgatattaattcattaatcgtatgaaaatacaaaataataaaaataaattatgtgaaccaaaaaatatttaatttaactaattttatcatgtcacgtaaaaaattaatttgtacaagaatttgttaatatattattactccCAAATTTAACAACTTTTGAACAATGCTAGACCTATAAacttttgtgtgtgtgtgtatatatatatatatatttacttttttttttatatatatctaGCATTTCTAGTGAACCCAGAAAAGGAAGACTAGCTCATTCACCATAATTTGGTTGGAGCCGCGGTAGGGCAAGCCCAGTCTGAGTCCCTTGTTCTCATTCCAGTCATTCTGGGCAAGACAGTCTGCCCATGCAAGCAAGCAAAGAAGGGAAAGTAACCATAATAGGTTTGTATTTTTACCGTAATGATCATGATAAGTTTTACGTTGAATGGAACGATGTTTGAGTGTGACTTGAGTGCTAATCCCTCCTTGGCTCATCAAGTATCCGCAGACGATTTGGTGTCAGCAGACAGCAGCAGCTTCTTCTGCGGTAACAGTAATGTATGTTGTTAGACTGGACGACAAGGAGGCTTCGGCCTTTGACTCTTAGCAATGAGCGGACAAAGGCTGGCAACACGAGTCTGTTTTTGGGTCATACGACAACTTTTTCTACGGAAGCAAATGTTTTAATATGTAATGCAATCGACTCAACCCACCTACctatatggattgaaaatatatattattttgtgacATGAAATCACCGTCCAATATTATTGAGCTATGTTCTTGACTATATGTCCTCTATTATTTAGTTTAGAGAAAAAACGTGAAGCGAAGCTGTGCTGTGGTGGCAGTACATGAAACCAATCCCATATATCTTCAGTTTACGCTTTGCAACACTAATGATCTCCGAGAACTGAAGCTATTTTGAATCTTTGGTTTCTGGCCTTTGCTTATTCATGTTATAAGTGGATCCATTACACATGTAGGCTTGGGCCTCTGTTAATGGGCCTGACATCCAAGCCtggttttatttgtaatttcactAGATGCCCTTGTCTTTACTGTGGTGAACTGATGTCGGGTTTGGTGTAAATCTTAAGTTGTAGAATATAGATGATGTAAGCAGCAAAGAAGCACGCCTTTCTACTGCGTTAGAAAAGTAAAATTCATACGCAAACAGATTGGGATTGAcgattagaattaaaaaagaaaacgaaagaagggaaaatggaaaataCAAACTGTTGATTATATGAGCATTAGTTTAGACAGGAACACGTTGGAAAGATGTGTCGTGGTGGCACATGAAACCAAAGCCATATATCTTCAGGTTACTTGTGTCCTTCAACAGGAAAAGCAAGCTTTGCTATCTTCAGGTTACTTGTGTCCTTTAACAGAAAAGCAAGCTTTGCAACACTATCTTTGAGAATCTGAAGCTATTTCGAACTGGTGCAATTCttgtgctttttcttttttgggccATGTAGGATTCTTTGCTTATTCATGTTCTTGGTTCCTTTAATTTACTTGGTCTGTGTTTGTCAAATTGTTATGCAATTAATATTGTTGAGTGTAGTAAGACCATGAAATGCTCTTAGGTCATGATACCTAATCACTAGACTTTTTGAAGATGTCGCACCGAATGAGTTAATCTTTATTTGGGTTTGAGTTACTATACCCAAATTTTGACTTTCAATTCAGGGGAGtgttattttctctttttaatcaAACACTGAGATATCCCTTTGCATTCTCAAATTATGTTTAACTAGTTAAAAGAGTAAAGTTTTGATTGATACCTTCATTAATCAAGCTGATTGCTTTCCGTTGAGCAGTGTCATCTTTCAATTATGAATTGATTGAAGGTTTCTTTCTCatatacaatatataattttcaggTTTCACTTCAGAAATGCACAAAGATCATGGATAACATTAGCATCAATAGATGTGGTTCTATAAGCTTTCAGTTTCCATCTCATGCAAACAATGTTGGGATGTTCAAAGAGTAGCATTTTGCAATCCGTTAATGTGTACTTATATGTTAACCTTTTGCGAAACTTTGGCTTGGTATCTGAAGaaggaaattttgaaatccaATGGGCGAATCAAGGGGTCCTTTTCTTCGTGCCTTTATTCCTGGATCAACATCCTCTGATGATACTGGAAGGCTTAACCTAGATGCAAGAGGAAATCGCGGGTCCCATTCTGTAGGCACAAAGAATAGAGGTCATGCAAGTCGTTCTTGGATAAAGATTGATCAGGATGGAAACTTTGAGATTCTGGAGCTCGATAAGACTACCATTATGAGACATTGTTCTCTTCCAGCCAGGGATTTACGGCTTTTGGACCCTTTGTTCATTTATCCATCAACTATATTAGGACGGGAGAAGGCTATTGTTGTCAGTCTTGTACAGATCAGGTGTATAATCACAGCCGATGAGgttattttaatgaattccTTGGATGGATGTGTCGTTCAGTACTATTTGGAATTGTGCAAACGCCTGCAGACAAATAAGGATCAAGCTGGTAAAACGCTGTCTCTAGATGAagctttgaaattttattaatagtttGGTTTCACGTGCTTTCTGTGAGTTTCTGAAAAAGGACAGAAGGAAAAACTCCAATATGCCTTTCAAATAACTTTTTGTTATCCACGCCACTTGCCCTCAAAATTTTGGTTGAAGAGTAAGAATGAATGCTATCATATAACCTGCATCAGCTTCCTTCCTCAGCCCTCTTCCATTATGAAGAAGCCATATTTGaaatagttttctttttttccccccaaatGTATTTTCTTTATGTTTGGTGCATCTCATGAATCTGTGCCAAAGACTAAGACTTGCAATGACTACATCAATGTATCTGTCGACATGATAAGTTGTTTAACACAAGTGTATAAAGCCAAACTTTTGTGTATGCTAAACTGGTTCTTTAGATGTACAGcaaaacattttattatcttctCGTAGTAGTGCTTATCTGGATAAACTGCTTACAATGTGTGACAATTTGATTCAGATGACCTGCCATTTGAATTTAGGGCACTGGAGCTGGCTTTGGAATTAACTTGCATGTCTCTTGATGCTCAGGTATGCTTTAGTCTGCATTACTAGCTAATTATGGGATTCCTGAAATAAATAGCTCCAACTCAAACATAGCATTGTTTGAATCCATGCACATCTTTGCATACTCAGCTTGCATCAAGTCTCAACACAGTCAAAACTTATGCCATTCAAATCACTTTTGCTTCAACTCTGTGTAATTCACGTTATCTGTGATTCAACTGCCTCtacactttttattttttaagcaaCGAGACATTACATAAGAATTTAGATATTATAGAATAATTAGTTCCCAGCATCACCCACTCAATCAATAACATGCAAGGTTGTGACAGGGAGTTGAATTGTGGACTTGGTAAAGTGTGCATTCTGGAAAATGATTCGGTGGactaccaaaaagaaaaattgatattttattggtatcttcaataaatatatctGATGTAAAAAGACTAAATAGTAATCACGTCATGAAAACTATGAAAGGACTGCCAGCCAGTTTGAAACATGAATTGTTGTCATAACTAAATCCCGTTCTAATGAGTGAGTGTACAATTTGATAGGTCAAAGAACTGGGTATGGAGATATATCCCGTACTTGATGAACTAGCATCATCTATTAGCACTCTTAATCTGGAACATCTCCGTAGATTAAAAGGCCACCTCCTGGCATTGACCCAACAAGTTCAGAAGGTAAACTAATCTTATCCTCTTAGgaaatttctttgtttcccTCCAGTAATCCTCTATATAATTGTTTAGATTCGGTTTTCAGGTCCATGATGAGATAGAGCATCTCATGGATGATGATGGTGACATGGCTGCGATGTACCTTACAGAGAAGAAACAAAGGCTGGACTCTTCAAGCGACGGATATACTCAGACTAATATTTCAAGTTTGGACAGGGTGGTTTCAAAATCAGCTCCTGTTTCACCAGTGGGGTCAATCAGTGGAGCTCAGAAATTGCAAAGGGCTTTTAGCAGTATCGTGACTTCAAAACATGGAAGCTTAATTAGTTCATCTAGCAACAGGGAAAATGTTGAACAACTTGAAATGCTGCTGGAAGCAtactttgttgttgttgacAATACACTCAGCAAGTTGTTATCGGTAAGACTGTAAGAAACAACTGACCTTATTATACAATGTGTTAAGTCCTTTCGAATTTGTATGGTTGGCAGTTTACCATATTTAGTATTTCTTGCAACTTGACTGTCTTATGATTGTTTGAGGCATGTGATAGCACAGTTTTCTAACATTTAGCTTGGGTATTTTTTTGCTGCTAATTTTGTCGTTCCTATTTGAAGGTTTCTTATGTTCATCCATTCGTAATTGAGTGTCTGGctctttgtttaattttgtgtgTATTTAAGAGTAGACTCTCTTAAAATAAGGTCATTGGAGAATCGCAAAAATAGTAGTTATTTCATAATCAGGCTGATGCTAAAATACTGATTTTGATCGGTGATGCAGCTTAAAGAATACATTGATGATACGGAAGATTTGATCAACATTAAATTGGTAAGTAGTGATGACAGCTTACAGATTTGGTGgtgatttctttattttcttgaagTATTTAAGTTTTGATTAGCAATGGTCTTTCCTCTTCTGTGAACAGGGTAATGTTCAGAATCAATTGATTCAATTTGAGTTGCTTCTTACTGCGGCAACTTTTGTGGCTACAATATTTGCAGTTGTAACTGGAGTATTTGGAATGAACTTGAAAGCATCAGTTTTTGATTACCCATCAGCATTTAACTGGGTTTTGGTTATAACAGGTCTTGCAGGTTGCCTATTGTACTTCTCGTTCTTGTTCTATTTTAAACACAAGAAAGTCTTTCCATTGTAAACCAATTACCGCAAACTGCTTTATTGAAGGTCAATGATGGTATCCTgcatattatttataaccaaGAGTCATTGTCGTTATAGTATTCATCCATAAAAGTTTGGCTTTCCTGGGAGGTAGATTCTACTTTGCCATAGTAGTCCCTCCAAGAGACTATGCTTTCCATTTCCAGTGAATGCAATCTCCTCTGGCTATTTTCAAGGGCTGTCTCAAGTTCCATGATCCGCTTTTCAAGCCTTGATTGAATGACTTTGTGAAGACGCAAGCTTAACTCCTGAGGTGACCCAGCATACTTTGTTTCATCTGGATGATCGGTTGATGTCTCGCTCACATCATTATCTGGATAAGATAAACTGCCAGCTTCATCATTGGCCTTGTCTAGTTAAGATCACCATGGACAACATCTGTGACTACACAGGATCCCgctggaaaaagaaaaaaaatgattgtcGAATTCTGAATTTGTTTCAGACAGACAAAAACAGGGTTATTTGATCATAAACTATCCTAGTTATGTCAATAAACTTACCTCCATAGAGTCAGAAATTGTTTCGAAGCTAGATTTCTTCATGTTTAGCTCTAATCTCTCCAGTTCTGCAACAAGCTCTGCctcaattttactaaaattgcCTCAGATTTCTCTTCCTTTTGATCATCTGGTTCTTCGCCAACAGGTTTG contains these protein-coding regions:
- the LOC102612991 gene encoding uncharacterized protein LOC102612991 isoform X1 encodes the protein MGSEDKSGRSNHLESHSGTTDRSGGNMHSDSHPRDFNGNWKHLEIIPELFGRSGTSTHSETRPQVTNGSGSIDLFGIKPEVVEGNKSTNPFETVPELPDGNESVSSSEDLFRVDTELGNFRSRTQPSKDEEINASNKNSSKSKALDNSPVPASTSRLSQFTNELMVHDMPPTQSPPIQVMDRSGEYDPLRIPSAIFETSKSSTPQEWSAASNESLFSIHIGNNSFSRDQFKSGELTKTDDMIMFNPSPTIPEVRADGEGSVFEKSDANGGSVKNTKEGTTVDKSQEKAPPANVLRNPSDMSSHSNESSCSFVFPIKKKMKKMKKRCCACGCVPCIPFFCCRKKCKRKKCAWPSCYCSNCSCTFCYCSWPSCYFRWPSCYCSNCSWAFCYCWNCSLKRWCCHSSTTLTDRVKSASVKPDVEEKKQKKPLATEVVTQKSSTSCCCCCCLSWFSCRPCSWSFPSFHCSSSCCCCCCCRRCCCR
- the LOC102612991 gene encoding uncharacterized protein LOC102612991 isoform X2: MGSEDKSGRSNHLESHSGTTDRSGGNMHSDSHPRDFNGNWKHLEIIPELFGRSGTSTHSETRPQVTNGSGSIDLFGIKPEVVEGNKSTNPFETVPELPDGNESVSSSEDLFRVDTELGNFRSRTQPSKDEEINASNKNSSKSKALDNSPVPASTSRLSQFTNELMVHDMPPTQSPPIQVMDRSGEYDPLRIPSAIFETSKSSTPQEWSAASNESLFSIHIGNNSFSRDQFKSGELTKTDDMIMFNPSPTIPEVRADGEGSVFEKSDANGGSVKNTKEGTTVDKSQEKAPPANVLRNPSDMSSHSNESSCSFVFPILTDRVKSASVKPDVEEKKQKKPLATEVVTQKSSTSCCCCCCLSWFSCRPCSWSFPSFHCSSSCCCCCCCRRCCCR
- the LOC102612283 gene encoding magnesium transporter MRS2-5 isoform X2, with product MGESRGPFLRAFIPGSTSSDDTGRLNLDARGNRGSHSVGTKNRGHASRSWIKIDQDGNFEILELDKTTIMRHCSLPARDLRLLDPLFIYPSTILGREKAIVVSLVQIRCIITADEVILMNSLDGCVVQYYLELCKRLQTNKDQADDLPFEFRALELALELTCMSLDAQVKELGMEIYPVLDELASSISTLNLEHLRRLKGHLLALTQQVQKVHDEIEHLMDDDGDMAAMYLTEKKQRLDSSSDGYTQTNISSLDRVVSKSAPVSPVGSISGAQKLQRAFSSIVTSKHGSLISSSSNRENVEQLEMLLEAYFVVVDNTLSKLLSLKEYIDDTEDLINIKLGLAGCLLYFSFLFYFKHKKVFPL
- the LOC102612283 gene encoding magnesium transporter MRS2-5 isoform X1 — translated: MGESRGPFLRAFIPGSTSSDDTGRLNLDARGNRGSHSVGTKNRGHASRSWIKIDQDGNFEILELDKTTIMRHCSLPARDLRLLDPLFIYPSTILGREKAIVVSLVQIRCIITADEVILMNSLDGCVVQYYLELCKRLQTNKDQADDLPFEFRALELALELTCMSLDAQVKELGMEIYPVLDELASSISTLNLEHLRRLKGHLLALTQQVQKVHDEIEHLMDDDGDMAAMYLTEKKQRLDSSSDGYTQTNISSLDRVVSKSAPVSPVGSISGAQKLQRAFSSIVTSKHGSLISSSSNRENVEQLEMLLEAYFVVVDNTLSKLLSLKEYIDDTEDLINIKLGNVQNQLIQFELLLTAATFVATIFAVVTGVFGMNLKASVFDYPSAFNWVLVITGLAGCLLYFSFLFYFKHKKVFPL